The following proteins come from a genomic window of Miscanthus floridulus cultivar M001 chromosome 2, ASM1932011v1, whole genome shotgun sequence:
- the LOC136538768 gene encoding uncharacterized protein, with protein MACGGRGGTGWSSLPADLLLIVFTLLPSDVDRIRFRAVCAGWGAAAAAWRPRPWLVGSRTDRSGRGAGAMSSFWLSPSGGLLPFAANVPPGLEYLSSSSHGYLALSDPRISPKAILLLNPFTGRRVHLPPIGFFRKWLDLTTVVLSGDPATAAEWAAVAVGFPTTCLAYYSSATGAWARLDFRVPGYAGVEHYEGRFYVAFKSRICICEVDGDAPAVIPLEHVVDADGDASDDDDDDKLPGGGRRVVDTHLVECGGQLLLVSVQDDVVYNSDDDIVDMAGLAVDDGGNKGEDARAVEVHRVEWLGDGAVRLVRVLDIGWNNLFLGRNRAFALSGAEFPCCRANCIYLVDRQGHPDGVVRVLGMDSQWRRHEETICPDDGSSSAGWARRGWFLPSY; from the coding sequence ATGGCGTGCGGCGGCAGGGGCGGCACGGGGTGGTCCTCGCTGCCGGCGGACCTGCTACTCATAGTATTCACCCTCCTCCCCTCCGACGTCGACCGCATCCGCTTCCGCGCCGTCTGCGCGGGctggggcgccgccgccgccgcgtggcGCCCGCGCCCCTGGCTCGTCGGATCCCGCACCGACCGCTCCGGCCGGGGCGCCGGCGCCATGTCGTCGTTCTGGCTCTCCCCCAGCGGCGGCCTCTTGCCCTTCGCCGCCAACGTGCCACCGGGGCTGGAGTACCTCTCCTCCTCGTCCCACGGCTACCTCGCGCTCTCGGACCCGAGGATTAGCCCCAAGGCCATCCTCCTCCTCAACCCCTTCACCGGCAGGCGCGTCCACCTCCCGCCCATCGGCTTCTTCCGCAAGTGGCTCGACTTGACCACCGTCGTGCTGTCGGGCGACCCCGCCACGGCCGCCGAGTGGGCCGCGGTGGCCGTCGGGTTCCCGACCACCTGCCTCGCCTACTACAGCTCCGCCACCGGGGCGTGGGCGCGGCTCGACTTCCGCGTGCCCGGCTACGCCGGCGTCGAGCACTACGAGGGGCGGTTCTACGTGGCCTTCAAGTCCCGGATCTGCATCTGCGAGGTCGACGGGGACGCGCCCGCGGTCATCCCGCTCGAGCACGTCGTCGACGCGGACGGCGACGCctcggacgacgacgacgacgacaagctCCCTGGCGGCGGGAGGCGCGTCGTGGACACGCACCTGGTGGAGTGCGGCGGCCAGCTGCTCCTCGTCTCGGTGCAGGACGACGTCGTGTACAACTCGGACGACGACATCGTCGACATGGCGGGCCTCGCCGTGGACGACGGGGGCAACAAGGGCGAGGACGCGCGTGCGGTGGAGGTGCACAGGGTGGAGTGGCTCGGGGATGGCGCGGTGCGGCTGGTGCGCGTGCTGGACATCGGCTGGAACAATCTGTTCCTGGGGCGGAATCGCGCGTTCGCGCTCTCCGGGGCGGAGTTCCCCTGCTGCCGCGCCAACTGCATCTACCTCGTCGACCGGCAGGGCCACCCGGACGGGGTCGTCAGGGTGCTGGGCATGGACAGCCAGTGGCGGCGCCACGAGGAGACCATCTGCCCCGACGACGGATCCTCTTCGGCCGGGTGGGCTCGCCGTGGCTGGTTCCTCCCCAGCTACTAG